A region of Dermochelys coriacea isolate rDerCor1 chromosome 1, rDerCor1.pri.v4, whole genome shotgun sequence DNA encodes the following proteins:
- the SHISAL1 gene encoding protein shisa-like-1 isoform X1 yields MTSCGQQSLNVLMVVFLLLLSAALSAHFRVCEPYTDYKGRYHFGFHCPRLSDNKSYIFCCHHNNTVFKYCCNETEFQTVMQMNLTGNADGYMHNNYSALLGVWIYGFFVVILLVLDLLYYSSMNYDICKFYLARWGIQGKWMTQAQSRWINPAQNPSQVQTQPQPQMSQAVHTLKGDALNPPLMSFQSSSAWWLLQISTDVHWQDLAHAAYYCF; encoded by the exons CATTGTCTGCACATTTTCGTGTCTGTGAGCCATATACAGACTACAAAGGCCGCTACCACTTTGGTTTTCACTGTCCACGTCTTTCTGACAATAAATCTTACATCTTCTGCTGTCACCATAACAACACGGTATTTAAATACTGCTGCAATGAGACAGAATTTCAGACTGTTATGCAGATGAACCTAACGGGGAATGCAGATGGATATATGCATAA caattACAGTGCATTGTTAGGAGTGTGGATCTATGGCTTTTTTGTTGTGATCTTGCTGGTACTGGACCTTTTATATTACTCATCAATGAACTACGATATTTGCAAATTTTACCTGGCAAGATGGGGAATCCAGGGAAAGTGGATGACACAGGCACAGAGCCGATGGATTAACCCTGCTCAGAATCCAAGTCAAGTACAGACTCAGCCTCAGCCTCAGATGTCACAGGCAGTACATACTTTAAAAGGAGATGCTTTGAACCCACCATTGATGTCTTTTCAGAGTTCATCTGCCTG GTGGCTCCTTCAGATCAGCACTGATGTACATTGGCAAGACCTTGCCCATGCCGCTTATTATTGCTTTTAG